One region of Streptomyces subrutilus genomic DNA includes:
- a CDS encoding macro domain-containing protein translates to MKPLRIIAGDATSPQAKGPKVIAHVCNDIGGWGKGFVVAVSRRWAEPEAEYRAWHRGRSGNDFGLGAVQVVRVKPDVWVANMVAQRGMRTGSAGPPIRYDAVARCLAALADHAVELGAGVHMPRIGCGLAGGKWSRIEPLITEALCARDVEVTVYDRS, encoded by the coding sequence ATGAAACCGCTCAGGATCATCGCCGGCGATGCGACAAGTCCGCAGGCCAAGGGGCCCAAGGTCATTGCGCACGTCTGCAATGACATCGGGGGCTGGGGCAAGGGGTTCGTGGTTGCCGTTTCGCGGCGGTGGGCGGAGCCTGAGGCCGAGTACCGGGCCTGGCATCGGGGGCGCAGCGGAAACGACTTCGGGCTCGGGGCCGTGCAGGTGGTGCGGGTGAAGCCCGATGTGTGGGTGGCCAACATGGTCGCTCAGCGGGGGATGCGCACCGGGAGCGCGGGTCCGCCGATCCGGTACGACGCCGTCGCGCGCTGCCTCGCCGCGTTGGCCGATCACGCCGTCGAGTTGGGCGCCGGGGTCCACATGCCGCGCATCGGGTGCGGGCTCGCCGGGGGGAAGTGGTCGCGCATCGAGCCGCTCATCACCGAGGCCCTCTGCGCGCGGGACGTGGAGGTCACCGTCTACGACCGCTCGTGA
- a CDS encoding nitroreductase/quinone reductase family protein, protein MQALDVDWDHPADPRPGPQLDHVRAYVSTAGADGHLWHGVPTLLLTTIDRATGRTVRTPLIYGEDADRLIVVAAAYGAPEHPAWYQNLAADPEVRIQVGATVSRALARPATPVERETYWDMMTGLWPAYEDDQTAAAPRVIPLVIIESRNGWSDR, encoded by the coding sequence ATGCAAGCTCTCGATGTCGACTGGGACCACCCCGCGGACCCACGGCCCGGCCCGCAGCTCGACCACGTCCGCGCCTACGTCAGTACGGCGGGCGCCGACGGCCACCTGTGGCACGGAGTGCCCACCCTGCTGCTCACCACCATCGACCGCGCCACCGGCCGGACGGTGCGCACCCCGCTGATCTACGGCGAGGACGCGGACCGCCTGATCGTCGTGGCCGCCGCGTACGGCGCCCCGGAACACCCGGCCTGGTACCAGAACCTCGCCGCCGACCCGGAGGTCCGCATCCAGGTCGGCGCGACCGTCTCCCGCGCCCTGGCGCGGCCGGCCACGCCGGTGGAGCGGGAGACGTACTGGGACATGATGACGGGCCTGTGGCCGGCGTACGAGGACGACCAGACGGCCGCTGCGCCGCGCGTGATCCCGCTGGTGATCATCGAAAGCAGAAACGGTTGGTCGGACCGCTAG
- a CDS encoding YdcF family protein gives MVAFALAALFFLAFCVSARRDRRRFLNAVLFGLTFITSSFALLLQVPQLPRWLAMPVILLVFALPTLGILALGVFLVVNGLTMVRKEGARPPNLLSMAAGLGIFGMITLLLLVGRYGSTVAHGIAATLTLVVAYVSFIFLCFLGYAFLYGRIKVRGDVDHVVMLGSGLVAGDQVPPLLASRLRKGQAIYAAQLARGSRPPVLLVSGGKGSDERVSEARAMADWLIEVGGVPAEHVRLEEQSRTTEENMRFSRELMLADDPGYRCVVVTNDFHAFRAAMMARKTGVNGQVLGSPTARYFWPTATIREFVAVFWEHKAVNLGICGLLVAVGAAVTVAA, from the coding sequence ATGGTCGCCTTCGCCCTCGCCGCGCTGTTCTTCCTCGCCTTCTGCGTCAGCGCCCGCAGGGACCGCCGACGCTTCCTCAACGCGGTGCTGTTCGGCCTGACCTTCATCACCTCCTCCTTCGCCCTGCTCCTCCAGGTGCCGCAGCTGCCGCGGTGGCTGGCCATGCCGGTGATCCTGCTCGTCTTCGCCTTGCCCACGCTCGGCATCCTGGCGCTCGGAGTCTTCCTCGTCGTCAACGGCCTGACGATGGTCCGCAAGGAGGGCGCCCGCCCGCCCAACCTGCTGTCGATGGCGGCCGGGCTCGGCATCTTCGGGATGATCACGCTGCTGCTGCTCGTGGGCCGGTACGGCTCCACGGTCGCGCACGGCATCGCGGCCACCCTCACCCTGGTCGTCGCCTACGTCTCCTTCATCTTCCTGTGCTTCCTCGGGTACGCCTTCCTGTACGGGCGGATCAAGGTGCGCGGCGATGTCGACCACGTGGTGATGCTGGGTTCGGGCCTGGTCGCCGGCGACCAGGTCCCGCCGCTGCTGGCCTCCCGGCTGCGCAAGGGGCAGGCCATCTACGCGGCCCAGCTGGCCCGGGGCAGCCGGCCGCCGGTGCTGCTGGTATCGGGCGGCAAGGGCTCGGACGAACGGGTCTCCGAGGCTCGCGCGATGGCGGACTGGCTGATCGAGGTGGGCGGGGTGCCGGCGGAGCACGTCCGGCTGGAGGAGCAGTCGCGCACGACGGAGGAGAACATGCGGTTCTCCCGGGAACTGATGCTGGCGGACGACCCCGGCTACCGGTGCGTGGTGGTCACCAACGACTTCCACGCCTTCCGCGCCGCGATGATGGCCCGCAAGACCGGGGTGAACGGACAGGTGCTGGGCTCGCCGACGGCGAGGTACTTCTGGCCGACCGCCACGATCCGCGAGTTCGTCGCGGTGTTCTGGGAGCACAAGGCCGTGAACCTGGGGATCTGCGGCCTGCTGGTGGCCGTCGGAGCAGCGGTCACGGTCGCCGCCTGA
- a CDS encoding N-acyl-D-amino-acid deacylase family protein, whose amino-acid sequence MDLVVRGARVVDGTGGPSYTADVGVHEGRIAEIGRISGGRRTLDAHGLALAPGFVDMHAHSDLALLRDPDHSAKAAQGVTLEVLGQDGLSYAPADDRTLAGVRAAIAGWNGPGDDIDFDWRTVGGYLDRLDRAHGGQGCAVNAAYLVPQGTVRAYAVGWDDRPATGAELDRMRQLVADGLAQGAVGMSSGLTYTPGMYASGGELTELCRVVARYGGYYCPHHRSYGRDALAAYAEMVALSRDAGCALHLAHATMNFAENRGRAPELLALLDAALADGCDITLDSYPYTPGCTTLVALLPSWANEGGPEAVLARLRDDAEAERIRYALEVTGADGCHGVPVDWSTIEIAGTADPAFARYAGTRLDGWDTARRLLIGDRLAPSVLQHVGHEENVRAIMRHRVHTGGSDGILQGAKPHPRAYGTFPHYLGHYVRELGVLSLEECVAHLAGRPAARLRLPDRGLVRVGHRADLVLFDPDTVAAGSTYEKPRALPTGIPHVLIDGRFVMRDGRRTDVLAGRSVRRTPRTPRTRPA is encoded by the coding sequence GTGGACCTCGTCGTCCGCGGGGCCCGCGTCGTCGACGGCACGGGCGGGCCCTCGTACACCGCCGACGTCGGCGTGCACGAGGGCCGGATCGCCGAGATCGGCAGAATCTCCGGCGGGCGCCGGACCCTCGACGCGCACGGCCTCGCCCTCGCCCCCGGCTTCGTCGACATGCACGCCCACAGCGACCTCGCGCTGCTCCGCGACCCGGACCACAGCGCCAAGGCCGCCCAGGGCGTGACCCTCGAAGTACTGGGCCAGGACGGCCTGTCGTACGCCCCCGCCGACGACCGCACCCTGGCCGGGGTGCGGGCCGCCATCGCCGGCTGGAACGGTCCGGGGGACGACATCGACTTCGACTGGCGCACGGTCGGCGGCTACCTGGACCGCCTCGACCGCGCCCACGGCGGCCAGGGCTGCGCCGTGAACGCCGCCTACCTCGTGCCCCAGGGCACCGTCCGCGCGTACGCCGTCGGCTGGGACGACCGCCCGGCGACCGGGGCCGAGCTGGACCGGATGCGGCAGCTGGTCGCCGACGGCCTGGCCCAGGGCGCCGTCGGCATGTCCTCGGGACTGACCTACACCCCCGGCATGTACGCCTCCGGAGGCGAACTGACCGAGCTGTGCCGCGTGGTGGCCCGGTACGGCGGCTACTACTGCCCCCACCACCGCTCGTACGGCCGCGACGCCCTCGCCGCCTACGCCGAGATGGTCGCCCTCAGCCGCGACGCGGGCTGCGCCCTGCACCTCGCGCACGCCACCATGAACTTCGCGGAGAACCGGGGCCGGGCCCCCGAACTGCTCGCCCTGCTCGACGCGGCCCTGGCCGACGGCTGCGACATCACCCTCGACAGCTACCCGTACACCCCCGGCTGCACCACGCTCGTCGCCCTGCTGCCCAGCTGGGCGAACGAGGGCGGCCCGGAGGCGGTCCTGGCCCGGCTGCGCGACGACGCCGAGGCCGAGCGGATCCGGTACGCGCTGGAGGTGACGGGCGCCGACGGCTGCCACGGGGTGCCCGTCGACTGGTCGACGATCGAGATCGCCGGCACCGCCGACCCCGCCTTCGCCCGGTACGCCGGCACGCGCCTGGACGGCTGGGACACCGCCCGGCGGCTGCTGATCGGCGACCGGCTCGCGCCGTCGGTGCTCCAGCACGTGGGGCACGAGGAGAACGTCCGGGCGATCATGCGCCACCGCGTCCACACGGGCGGCTCCGACGGCATCCTCCAGGGCGCGAAGCCGCACCCGCGCGCCTACGGCACCTTCCCGCACTACCTCGGGCACTACGTCCGCGAGCTCGGCGTGCTCTCCCTCGAGGAGTGCGTCGCGCACCTTGCGGGCCGCCCGGCCGCCCGGCTGCGCCTGCCCGACCGGGGGCTGGTCCGCGTCGGGCACCGGGCCGACCTGGTCCTCTTCGATCCGGACACGGTCGCCGCCGGGTCCACGTACGAGAAGCCGCGCGCGCTGCCCACCGGCATTCCGCACGTGCTGATCGACGGCCGGTTCGTGATGCGGGACGGGCGGCGCACGGACGTCCTGGCGGGGCGCTCGGTACGGCGCACTCCCCGCACTCCCCGCACCCGTCCAGCGTGA
- a CDS encoding amino acid deaminase gives MDSDPVKDLADEPVDHRFKGLPPDAHTAGLTVGQLTAQRRDLHTGGFTTPVLTLDADALEHNLTALGTYAARHALAFAPHGKTCMAPQLFRRQLDHGAWGITAAVPHQARVYRAFGIQRVFLANELVDPAALRWVAAELAADPGFRFVCYVDSVRGVHLMDRALRDAPAVIDVVVELGAGEGARTGARSDADCRAVADAVADAATLRLVGIAGYEAEVPDADPERVHAYLRRLTGLAVEFDKAGRFDAYPDLEEIIVSAGGSAWFDAVADAFGEMPELSRPTLKLLRSGAYVSHDHGWYTRLTPFNRHPEEGGLRPAFRLWTQVVSRPSPTQAFVNAGKRDIAYDLGLPTAELVRDALTGEERPAAGVRVVKLSDQHAWLETDSPDDVQVGDWVALGMSHPCTIFEKWPLIPVVESDGTVSDYVRTFF, from the coding sequence ATGGACAGCGACCCCGTCAAGGACCTCGCCGACGAGCCGGTCGACCACCGGTTCAAGGGTCTCCCCCCGGACGCCCACACCGCCGGCCTCACCGTCGGCCAGCTCACCGCACAGCGCCGGGACCTGCACACGGGCGGATTCACCACGCCCGTCCTGACCCTCGACGCGGACGCGCTGGAACACAACCTCACCGCCCTCGGCACGTACGCGGCCCGCCACGCCCTCGCCTTCGCCCCGCACGGCAAGACCTGCATGGCCCCGCAGCTCTTCCGCCGTCAGCTGGACCACGGCGCGTGGGGCATCACGGCGGCCGTCCCCCACCAGGCCCGCGTCTACCGCGCCTTCGGCATCCAGCGCGTCTTCCTCGCCAACGAACTCGTCGATCCCGCCGCCCTGCGCTGGGTCGCCGCCGAGCTCGCCGCCGACCCCGGCTTCCGCTTCGTCTGCTACGTCGACTCCGTGCGCGGCGTCCACCTCATGGACCGCGCCCTGCGCGACGCGCCCGCCGTCATCGACGTCGTCGTCGAGCTCGGCGCCGGCGAGGGCGCCCGCACCGGCGCCCGCAGCGACGCGGACTGCCGCGCCGTCGCCGACGCGGTCGCCGACGCCGCCACCCTGCGCCTCGTCGGCATCGCCGGCTACGAGGCCGAGGTCCCCGACGCCGACCCGGAGCGCGTCCACGCGTACCTGCGCCGCCTCACCGGCCTCGCCGTCGAGTTCGACAAGGCCGGCCGGTTCGACGCGTACCCGGACCTCGAGGAGATCATCGTCAGCGCCGGCGGCTCCGCCTGGTTCGACGCCGTCGCCGACGCCTTCGGCGAGATGCCCGAGCTCTCCCGCCCCACCCTCAAGCTGCTCCGCTCAGGCGCCTACGTCTCCCACGACCACGGCTGGTACACCCGCCTCACCCCCTTCAACCGCCACCCCGAAGAGGGCGGCCTGCGCCCCGCGTTCCGGCTCTGGACCCAGGTCGTCTCGCGCCCCTCCCCCACCCAGGCCTTCGTGAACGCCGGCAAGCGCGACATCGCCTACGACCTCGGCCTCCCCACCGCCGAACTGGTCCGCGACGCCCTCACCGGCGAGGAGCGGCCCGCCGCCGGCGTCCGCGTCGTCAAGCTCTCCGACCAGCACGCCTGGCTGGAGACCGACTCCCCCGACGACGTCCAGGTCGGCGACTGGGTGGCCCTCGGCATGTCCCACCCCTGCACCATCTTCGAGAAGTGGCCGCTGATCCCGGTGGTGGAGTCCGACGGCACGGTCAGCGACTACGTCCGCACCTTCTTCTAG
- a CDS encoding IclR family transcriptional regulator, protein MSQSVERALGILPLLAKGPAGLGEVAEELGVHKSTALRLLRTLHERGFVYRQADGRYRLGARLFALAAEAVENLDVREIAHPHLRALNKATGHTVHLALLQDDEVVYVDKVDSRYPVRMYSRIGKPVPLTVAAVAKLLLADLPEGERRSLAERIDYPRYTARSTPDAAAFLRELDLVREQGWAADLGGHEESINCLGAPVYGPDGRVVAALSVSAPSVVVTAEGLVELLPLVRAAADAVSRDYSGSPEPEPGPGHVQEEDS, encoded by the coding sequence ATGAGCCAGTCCGTGGAGCGGGCGCTCGGGATCCTGCCGCTGCTGGCCAAGGGCCCGGCCGGCCTCGGCGAGGTCGCCGAAGAGCTCGGCGTGCACAAGAGCACCGCGCTGCGCCTCCTGCGCACCCTGCACGAGCGCGGCTTCGTCTACCGGCAGGCCGACGGCCGCTACCGGCTCGGCGCGCGGCTGTTCGCGCTCGCCGCCGAGGCCGTCGAGAACCTCGACGTACGGGAGATCGCGCACCCCCACCTGCGCGCGCTGAACAAGGCCACCGGGCACACCGTCCACCTCGCCCTCCTCCAGGACGACGAGGTCGTGTACGTCGACAAGGTCGACAGCCGCTACCCGGTCCGCATGTACTCCCGCATCGGCAAGCCCGTCCCCCTCACCGTCGCCGCCGTCGCGAAGCTGCTCCTCGCCGACCTGCCCGAGGGCGAGCGCAGGAGCCTGGCCGAGCGGATCGACTATCCGCGCTACACCGCCCGTTCCACCCCCGACGCCGCCGCCTTCCTGCGCGAGCTGGACCTCGTACGGGAGCAGGGCTGGGCCGCCGACCTCGGGGGCCACGAGGAGTCCATCAACTGCCTCGGCGCGCCCGTGTACGGGCCGGACGGGCGGGTCGTCGCCGCGCTGTCCGTCTCCGCGCCCAGTGTGGTGGTCACCGCCGAGGGGCTCGTCGAGCTGCTGCCGCTGGTGCGCGCCGCCGCCGACGCGGTCAGCCGGGACTACTCGGGATCACCGGAACCGGAACCGGGACCGGGACACGTACAGGAAGAGGACTCGTGA
- a CDS encoding RidA family protein: MSEKTAITPGTHTTPPARFSHGVRKGNILQVAGQVGFLPHIEGQPPTPSGPTLREQTLQTLENVRSVLEAGGAGWDDVMMIRVYLTDTAHFAEMNELYNAYFEEQGLKEAPAARTTVYVGLPAGLLIEIDALAVLG, translated from the coding sequence GTGAGCGAGAAGACCGCCATCACCCCCGGCACCCACACCACGCCGCCCGCCCGCTTCTCGCACGGCGTGCGCAAGGGGAACATCCTCCAGGTCGCCGGGCAGGTCGGCTTCCTCCCGCACATCGAGGGGCAGCCGCCCACCCCGTCCGGGCCGACGCTGCGCGAGCAGACCCTCCAGACGCTGGAGAACGTCCGCTCGGTCCTGGAGGCGGGCGGCGCCGGCTGGGACGACGTGATGATGATCCGCGTCTATCTCACCGACACCGCGCACTTCGCCGAGATGAACGAGCTCTACAACGCGTACTTCGAGGAGCAGGGACTCAAGGAGGCCCCGGCCGCCCGGACCACCGTGTACGTGGGCCTGCCGGCCGGCCTGCTCATCGAGATCGACGCCCTGGCCGTCCTCGGCTGA
- a CDS encoding M14 family metallopeptidase, whose protein sequence is MRLHYRRRAAVTAALLALALGAPAYGMSATASPPPTPSTATQDEAVVQYRIHGPATATDRTALLRTGVSIDEVDDHTVVVSADTMQAKNLRSLGYQLTALPGPPDRSLPGVAAGPMDFPSADSRYHNYAEMNAEIDQRLAQYPGIMSKRVIGKSYQGRDLIAIKISDNVATDEAEPEVLFTHHQHAREHLTVEMALYLLKEFGSKYGTESRITNAVNGREIWIIPDLNPDGGEYDIATGSYRSWRKNRQPNSGSSYVGTDENRNWNYKWGCCGGSSSSKSSETYRGPAAESAPEVKAVSDFVRSRVVGGKQQIKAAIDFHTYSELVLWPFGYTYSDTAPGLTADDLAAFKKVGTSMAASNGYTPEQSSDLYITDGTIDDWLWGSQKIFGYTFEMYPASSGGGGFYPPDEVIDRETARNKDAVLQLLENADCMYRSIGKEAQYCTA, encoded by the coding sequence ATGCGGCTCCACTACCGCCGAAGGGCCGCCGTCACGGCGGCCCTGCTGGCGCTCGCGCTGGGCGCACCCGCCTACGGCATGAGCGCCACGGCCTCGCCACCACCCACCCCGTCCACCGCCACCCAGGACGAGGCCGTCGTCCAGTACCGGATCCACGGCCCCGCCACCGCGACCGACCGCACCGCCCTGCTCCGTACGGGCGTGTCCATCGACGAGGTGGACGACCACACGGTCGTGGTCAGCGCCGACACCATGCAGGCCAAGAACCTGCGCTCACTGGGCTACCAGCTCACCGCACTGCCCGGCCCGCCGGACCGCTCCCTGCCCGGGGTCGCGGCCGGTCCCATGGACTTCCCGTCGGCGGACTCCCGCTACCACAACTACGCCGAGATGAACGCCGAGATCGACCAGCGCCTCGCGCAGTACCCCGGGATCATGAGCAAGCGGGTGATCGGGAAGTCGTACCAGGGCCGCGACCTCATCGCCATCAAGATCAGCGACAACGTGGCGACGGACGAGGCCGAGCCCGAGGTCCTCTTCACCCACCACCAGCACGCCCGTGAGCACCTGACCGTGGAGATGGCGCTGTACCTGCTCAAGGAGTTCGGCTCCAAGTACGGCACCGAGTCCCGGATCACCAACGCCGTCAACGGCCGCGAGATCTGGATCATCCCGGACCTCAACCCGGACGGCGGCGAGTACGACATCGCCACCGGGTCCTACCGCTCCTGGCGCAAGAACCGCCAGCCCAACTCCGGCTCCTCCTACGTCGGCACGGACGAGAACCGGAACTGGAACTACAAGTGGGGCTGCTGCGGCGGCTCCAGCAGCAGCAAGAGCTCCGAGACCTACCGCGGTCCGGCCGCCGAGTCGGCGCCCGAGGTGAAGGCCGTCTCGGACTTCGTGCGCAGCCGCGTGGTCGGCGGCAAGCAGCAGATCAAGGCCGCGATCGACTTCCACACGTACAGCGAACTGGTGCTGTGGCCCTTCGGCTACACCTACAGCGACACCGCGCCGGGCCTGACCGCCGACGACCTCGCCGCCTTCAAGAAGGTCGGCACCAGCATGGCGGCGAGCAACGGCTACACCCCTGAGCAGTCCAGCGACCTGTACATCACGGACGGCACGATCGACGACTGGCTGTGGGGCTCCCAGAAGATCTTCGGCTACACCTTCGAGATGTACCCGGCCAGCTCGGGCGGCGGCGGCTTCTACCCGCCCGACGAGGTGATCGACCGCGAGACCGCCCGCAACAAGGACGCGGTGCTCCAACTGCTGGAGAACGCGGACTGCATGTACCGCTCGATCGGCAAGGAAGCCCAGTACTGCACCGCCTGA